The following are encoded in a window of Anopheles gambiae chromosome X, idAnoGambNW_F1_1, whole genome shotgun sequence genomic DNA:
- the LOC3292477 gene encoding uncharacterized protein LOC3292477 isoform X3: MATTPEKELSASELVDLAPLAIDAGSDLISFVQERDEHKVAQDQKDEELVEDHSKIEKALEDAMSGIVERGESEDISGKPIAESDKLEALEEIPQEANIVDEDHVEQETTHDEAHDEAHDEAIV, translated from the coding sequence ATGGCTACCACCCCAGAGAAGGAGCTGAGTGCGTCGGAATTGGTCGACCTGGCCCCCTTGGCGATTGATGCAGGAAGTGATCTGATATCGTTTGTTCAGGAACGGGATGAGCATAAGGTCGCTCAAGATCAGAAGGACGAGGAGCTGGTTGAAGATCATTCGAAGATCGAGAAGGCTCTAGAAGATGCAATGAGCGGCATTGTGGAGCGAGGTGAAAGTGAAGACATCAGTGGAAAGCCGATAGCTGAAAGTGACAAGCTAGAAGCTTTGGAGGAAATCCCGCAAGAGGCAAACATCGTGGACGAGGATCACGTCGAGCAAGAGACCACTCACGACGAAGCTCACGATGAAGCTCACGATGAAGCCATCGTGTAG